The candidate division KSB1 bacterium genome contains the following window.
ATTGAATAGTACTATTTACTACGTCATCTTTACTTTTGGCATCATATGTGTGGCCTGCGTGAGTTAGCAATCCCTTAAAAGAAAGATAGGTAGAGTTTGCAATTTCATCTGCAAGCTTGACAACAGCTTCGTGGTTGCTTGCCAGAATCCCGGTCCTTCCCGTTCCAACATCTATTTTGATCCAGACATTCACACCTGTCTGAAGGTGGTCACCTAAAAACTGTACTGTTTCTTTGGATTCTACCAAAAGATTCAGGTTGATCTGGTTCGCCAATCGATTGATTTGTGCTATTTCCAATAAATTGACCGGAAAGGCAATAGTAATATCATCCCAACCATTTTCAGCAAAATAGGCTGCCATCGAAACCGAAGAAACCGTGATGGCATTCACATCGAATTGGCGGTACCATTCTCCAACCCGGGCGGATTGATGGGTCTTGAAATGGGGTCGAAACCGAACGCCGTTACGTCGGGCTTTTGCAGCCATTTTTTCAATATTCTCAAGCACTCTTTTTTTGTCGAGTATAAGTGTTGGTTTTACAATGTTAGAAGACTCGATTTTCATCACCGATTATTAGGGTTTAAGTTCAAACAAAACCATTTGTTGACACCAGGTAAAACGAAGTTCATAATGACACTATTTTGAGATCCTGGGGAATAGAAATCCTCTAATCCTCAACCCAAACTTCTCCCAACCTGGCAAAAACGCTGCTAAAAATTTCAATGCCATCCCATAAGTTTTGCAAACGCAGGTTTTCATTGGGAGCATGCTGATTATCGTCATGGTTGG
Protein-coding sequences here:
- a CDS encoding alanine racemase, translated to MKIESSNIVKPTLILDKKRVLENIEKMAAKARRNGVRFRPHFKTHQSARVGEWYRQFDVNAITVSSVSMAAYFAENGWDDITIAFPVNLLEIAQINRLANQINLNLLVESKETVQFLGDHLQTGVNVWIKIDVGTGRTGILASNHEAVVKLADEIANSTYLSFKGLLTHAGHTYDAKSKDDVVNSTIQSILAMNQVRNELKEKFDNVEISIGDTPGCSIIDDFGDVDEIRPGNFVFYDVMQLGIGSCLEEEIAVALACPVVAKHPNRNEIILYCGAVHLSKDYIFDNENKIFGRICTPNEKGWGQIVANTTVAGLSQEHGTVKTDSHFFNQINIGDTLYVLPVHSCLTANLLGGYTTLEGERISMGRFFP